A part of Bacteroidia bacterium genomic DNA contains:
- a CDS encoding ABC transporter ATP-binding protein has product MDKSIPQLKDYSGKDLVRDVWLYIRKYRSAFTIGTILAIIASALWLIIPWAIGEIISFASTYNPGEKTTPAWNLMGIIALSALGYYSGLEIARYLIYNVAEKAAVALQLRTIEHVVNLDLHWHEGQSSGRKLKRISRGGTSLNSLIRMFVDHAIDSTVGLIGITFVFFALSWELNLILILFFVTHYWLSTRLTQLAKDQSKVVNGMEDTFYSMQFEVLNSIVTIKTIGLGKSMIAHLAVHSQNLLEALRHRIFLFRTRLAALGLHQQFFRLAIIGFSVWEVLQGRFAVGIIAQVFFYFSKIESAASRFSDMYHQYMMAQIDLMGVNEILKEEPVVETTGTQDFPINWQSLHIRDLNFCYEQKQVLENIHLTIRRGEKIGIVGASGEGKTTLFKIMQGLYEDYEGFIGFDDMSIKDIRRASYTRHIGVVLQETELFNFSIRDNITLGITPDKEGEMRFAEAIRIARVDEFANRHALGLDTLIGEKGIRLSGGEKQRLGIARAIYRHPDILFLDEATSHLDNESEGKIQVALHQLFQGITAIVIAHRLSTLKDMDRILVIQGGQIVEAGDYESLSRKNGIFSEMLQQNEV; this is encoded by the coding sequence ATGGATAAATCAATACCTCAGTTGAAAGATTACTCCGGCAAAGATTTGGTTCGGGATGTATGGCTGTACATCCGAAAGTACCGGAGTGCATTTACAATAGGTACGATACTGGCGATTATAGCCAGTGCGCTCTGGCTGATTATCCCCTGGGCGATCGGAGAGATTATTTCCTTTGCTTCAACTTATAATCCTGGGGAAAAAACTACTCCTGCATGGAATCTGATGGGCATCATTGCGCTCTCCGCTCTGGGCTATTACAGCGGCCTGGAGATTGCCCGTTACCTGATCTATAATGTTGCTGAAAAAGCTGCCGTTGCACTCCAGCTCAGAACGATCGAACATGTAGTAAACCTCGATCTTCACTGGCATGAAGGGCAGTCCAGCGGTCGCAAACTCAAACGAATCAGCAGGGGCGGCACCAGTCTCAATAGTCTGATACGAATGTTTGTCGATCACGCGATCGATAGTACGGTGGGATTAATCGGCATTACTTTCGTGTTTTTTGCCTTGAGCTGGGAGCTCAACCTAATCCTGATTCTGTTTTTTGTCACCCATTACTGGCTTTCGACCCGGCTTACCCAACTCGCCAAAGACCAATCAAAAGTCGTCAACGGGATGGAAGATACTTTTTACAGTATGCAGTTTGAAGTGCTGAATAGTATCGTAACCATCAAAACTATCGGTCTGGGAAAATCGATGATCGCGCATCTTGCCGTTCATTCCCAAAATCTGCTTGAAGCGCTCAGGCACCGCATTTTTTTGTTCCGCACCCGATTGGCTGCACTTGGGCTTCATCAGCAATTTTTCCGCCTGGCAATCATCGGGTTTTCTGTCTGGGAAGTATTACAGGGTAGATTTGCTGTTGGGATTATTGCACAGGTATTTTTTTATTTCAGCAAAATAGAATCCGCTGCATCCAGGTTTTCAGACATGTACCACCAGTATATGATGGCGCAGATAGACCTGATGGGCGTCAACGAAATTCTGAAGGAAGAACCTGTCGTTGAAACAACCGGAACGCAAGATTTCCCCATAAACTGGCAGTCACTTCACATTCGCGACCTGAATTTTTGCTATGAACAAAAGCAGGTACTGGAAAATATTCACCTCACGATCCGGCGGGGCGAAAAGATCGGAATTGTGGGTGCTTCGGGTGAAGGGAAAACCACACTTTTCAAAATCATGCAGGGGCTGTACGAAGATTATGAAGGATTTATCGGATTTGACGATATGTCCATTAAAGATATTCGCCGCGCATCATACACCCGGCATATAGGCGTAGTTTTACAGGAGACCGAGCTTTTCAATTTCTCCATCAGAGATAATATCACATTGGGTATTACGCCAGATAAAGAAGGCGAAATGCGTTTTGCGGAAGCCATTCGCATTGCCAGGGTGGATGAATTTGCCAACCGGCATGCGTTGGGACTTGATACCCTGATCGGAGAAAAAGGTATCCGCTTGTCAGGTGGAGAAAAACAGCGATTGGGCATTGCCAGAGCCATTTACCGGCATCCCGATATACTTTTTCTGGATGAAGCGACTTCCCATCTCGACAATGAATCAGAAGGTAAAATCCAGGTAGCCCTTCACCAACTATTTCAGGGAATTACAGCTATTGTCATCGCACACCGGCTTTCGACCCTGAAAGATATGGATCGGATCCTTGTAATCCAGGGGGGACAAATCGTTGAAGCAGGTGATTATGAAAGCCTTAGCAGAAAAAATGGTATATTCTCGGAAATGCTACAACAAAATGAAGTTTAA
- a CDS encoding altronate dehydratase family protein: protein MNNRVLKVHPADNVIVALADLSEGEKVTYMAESFVIREKIQVKHKFAAKDFNVGDPIYMYGVLVGKAVMPIPAGGLLSTENVKHSSSEYKLGKRRTEWHVPDVTRWQNATFMGYHRSDGKVGTANYWLVIPMVFCENRNVQVLKEMLVDELGYGAKKDYNLDVKSLKRMYESGASAEAMLEANIHLSPEQSRANRFFPNVDGIKFLTHEGGCGGTRQDSQALCALLAGYITHPNVAGATILSLGCQNAQVKDLEAAIAKISPAFDKPLYIYEQQKSRSEESLISQALKQTFVGLTKANELRRAPAPLSKLVIGLECGGSDGFSGISANPAIGHTADLIVALGGTAVLSEFPELCGVEQELSDRCVDEATAEKFIHLMRRYNAAAEAVGSGFDMNPSPGNIRDGLITDAIKSAGAAKKGGTSPVTDVLDYTEQVTKPGLNLLCTPGNDVESTTALTGSGANITLFTTGLGTPTGNPIAPVIKVASNTMLYNRMPDIIDINTGTIISGEDTIETKGAEILDYIIKVASGEALPQAVRLGQDDFIPWKRGISL, encoded by the coding sequence ATGAATAACCGCGTGCTGAAAGTCCATCCCGCCGACAACGTTATCGTTGCACTGGCAGATTTATCCGAAGGGGAAAAAGTAACCTATATGGCAGAAAGTTTTGTCATACGGGAAAAAATTCAGGTAAAACACAAATTTGCTGCAAAGGATTTTAATGTCGGAGACCCGATCTATATGTATGGGGTTCTTGTAGGAAAGGCTGTGATGCCGATTCCTGCGGGAGGCCTGCTTTCCACAGAAAATGTCAAACATTCCTCCAGTGAATACAAACTCGGCAAACGGCGCACCGAATGGCACGTACCCGACGTAACCCGTTGGCAGAATGCGACATTTATGGGCTACCACCGGAGCGACGGAAAAGTAGGCACTGCCAACTATTGGCTCGTGATTCCAATGGTCTTTTGTGAAAACCGCAATGTGCAGGTGCTCAAAGAAATGTTGGTGGACGAACTCGGTTATGGTGCAAAAAAAGATTACAACCTCGATGTAAAATCGCTCAAACGTATGTATGAGAGCGGAGCTTCAGCTGAAGCAATGCTGGAGGCCAATATTCATCTTTCCCCCGAGCAGTCACGGGCGAATCGTTTTTTCCCGAATGTAGACGGAATCAAATTCCTCACCCACGAAGGCGGATGTGGCGGAACACGTCAGGACTCTCAGGCACTGTGCGCACTGCTCGCAGGATATATCACCCATCCCAACGTCGCAGGGGCAACCATACTCAGTCTTGGCTGTCAGAATGCACAGGTCAAAGACCTTGAAGCAGCGATTGCCAAAATTTCTCCCGCATTTGACAAACCCCTTTATATCTACGAACAGCAGAAAAGCCGCTCCGAAGAAAGCCTGATCAGCCAGGCACTGAAACAAACCTTCGTAGGACTAACAAAGGCAAATGAACTCCGTCGCGCACCTGCACCGCTGAGCAAACTCGTCATTGGCCTGGAATGCGGAGGTTCCGATGGTTTTTCCGGTATTTCTGCAAATCCGGCCATCGGCCATACGGCAGATCTGATTGTAGCTTTGGGAGGAACGGCGGTTTTGTCAGAGTTTCCCGAACTTTGTGGAGTAGAGCAGGAACTTTCCGATCGCTGTGTGGATGAAGCAACCGCAGAAAAATTTATTCACCTGATGCGGAGATATAATGCTGCAGCAGAAGCCGTAGGTTCGGGTTTTGACATGAACCCCTCTCCCGGCAATATCCGAGATGGGTTGATTACAGACGCGATCAAATCAGCGGGAGCGGCAAAAAAGGGAGGAACTTCACCCGTTACAGATGTACTCGATTATACAGAGCAGGTAACAAAACCAGGCTTAAATCTACTTTGCACTCCAGGCAATGATGTAGAATCGACCACTGCCCTGACAGGTTCAGGCGCGAATATTACCCTGTTTACCACAGGTCTTGGCACGCCGACCGGCAACCCGATTGCACCCGTCATAAAAGTAGCATCCAATACCATGTTGTACAACCGGATGCCCGATATCATCGATATCAATACAGGGACGATTATATCCGGAGAGGATACCATTGAAACCAAGGGAGCAGAGATTCTGGATTATATCATCAAGGTCGCCAGCGGCGAAGCACTTCCTCAGGCGGTACGCCTGGGTCAGGATGATTTTATCCCCTGGAAAAGAGGGATCTCTTTATAG
- a CDS encoding threonine/serine dehydratase — protein sequence MKVYEEVIAAENRIRPWILNTHVEFSPWLSQMTGANVWLKTEHMQITGSFKLRGAANKILSLSPEEKERGVITASTGNHGSALAYIAAKTGCKATIYLPENAAPTKVEMMKLYHAELAFWGEDSVETENHARAMAAAIDVPFVSPYNDPQIIGGQGTIGLELFQQVPDMDAVLVPVGGGGLIAGIAGYLKTVSPNTEIIGCQPENSAVMYESVKAGEILDIPSLPTLSDGTAGGLEAGSITFDLCRQYVDDYQLVSEEEIAHGLRLLLEKHYMMVEGAAALSVASLLQQPDRYKGKTVVLILCGRKMGLNTLRKILEMV from the coding sequence ATGAAAGTTTATGAGGAAGTTATCGCCGCAGAAAATCGTATCCGTCCCTGGATACTCAATACGCATGTGGAGTTTTCTCCATGGCTGAGTCAAATGACCGGAGCCAATGTCTGGCTGAAAACGGAGCATATGCAGATTACCGGTTCCTTCAAACTTCGGGGCGCTGCAAATAAAATTTTGTCTCTGTCCCCGGAGGAAAAAGAACGGGGCGTAATTACGGCTTCGACCGGCAACCATGGTTCTGCCCTCGCTTATATAGCTGCAAAGACGGGTTGTAAAGCGACGATTTATCTTCCCGAAAATGCCGCGCCCACCAAAGTCGAAATGATGAAACTCTACCATGCCGAACTGGCGTTTTGGGGGGAAGACTCTGTGGAAACCGAAAACCACGCCAGAGCTATGGCTGCGGCGATTGATGTACCTTTTGTTTCGCCGTACAACGATCCGCAGATCATCGGGGGGCAGGGCACGATTGGGCTGGAATTATTTCAACAGGTTCCCGATATGGATGCGGTGCTTGTGCCGGTCGGTGGGGGAGGACTGATTGCGGGAATTGCCGGATATTTGAAAACGGTTTCGCCCAATACAGAAATCATCGGCTGTCAGCCTGAAAACTCCGCCGTGATGTATGAATCCGTTAAAGCCGGAGAAATTTTGGATATACCTTCTCTGCCCACCTTATCAGACGGTACGGCAGGCGGATTGGAGGCGGGCAGCATTACTTTTGATTTGTGCCGGCAATATGTTGACGATTACCAGTTGGTTTCGGAGGAGGAAATAGCCCATGGTTTGCGGTTGCTTCTCGAAAAACATTATATGATGGTAGAGGGAGCCGCCGCACTTTCTGTTGCCTCTTTGCTTCAGCAGCCTGACCGCTATAAGGGCAAAACCGTTGTATTAATTCTTTGTGGCAGGAAAATGGGCCTCAATACTCTTCGGAAAATATTGGAAATGGTTTAG